In Vibrio sp. STUT-A11, a genomic segment contains:
- a CDS encoding carboxypeptidase M32, which translates to MSAFEKLKKHSLKLSNFQHLAAICGWDQAAVMPNGGSQARSEAMAELYVHMHNLQTQPQLSDWFAQAEQETLNAQDSATLRELKRNWQQANVLPEDLVQAKSLAGSKCEHAWRTQRGENDWQGFEKNWAEVVKLSQEEAQIRAEVTGLSAYDAMLDIYEPGTTTASLDVLFSDVTTWLPEMIDQAIEKQSAENFIEPKGTFSSDTQKVLGLDVMKLLQFDFEHGRLDESVHPFCGGVPTDVRITTRYDESEFVQSLMGIVHETGHARYEQGLPKSLAGLPSGQARSMGIHESQSLFFEMQIGRSNAFIEHLARLAGAHFTEHDPKLFSQDNFQKLYTRVKKDFIRVDADEMTYPAHVILRYEIERDLMNGDIKHTDVPELWDQKMQTYLGLSTKDNFKNGCMQDIHWTDGAFGYFPSYTLGAMYAAQFMAAMKKTVDVDGAIQSGDLSPIFTWLSDNIWSKGSLFTTEELVQQATGETLNPTHFKHHLVNRYL; encoded by the coding sequence ATGAGCGCATTCGAAAAACTCAAAAAACACTCATTAAAACTCTCAAACTTTCAACACCTCGCGGCAATCTGCGGCTGGGATCAAGCGGCTGTAATGCCAAACGGAGGCAGTCAGGCTCGCTCGGAAGCTATGGCAGAGTTGTATGTTCATATGCATAACCTACAAACGCAGCCACAACTCTCAGACTGGTTTGCGCAGGCAGAGCAAGAGACGCTAAACGCTCAAGATAGCGCGACACTTCGCGAGCTAAAACGTAACTGGCAGCAAGCGAATGTTCTGCCAGAAGACCTGGTGCAAGCAAAATCCCTAGCAGGTTCTAAGTGTGAACATGCTTGGCGTACTCAACGTGGTGAAAATGATTGGCAAGGTTTTGAAAAGAACTGGGCCGAAGTCGTAAAACTGTCTCAGGAAGAAGCCCAAATCCGCGCTGAAGTAACGGGTCTTTCCGCTTATGATGCAATGCTTGATATTTATGAACCGGGCACAACCACTGCATCATTAGACGTTTTATTCAGCGACGTAACAACTTGGCTTCCAGAAATGATTGACCAAGCGATCGAAAAGCAATCTGCAGAGAATTTCATTGAGCCTAAAGGCACCTTCTCGAGCGATACACAAAAAGTCCTGGGCTTGGATGTGATGAAGCTTCTGCAATTCGATTTCGAACATGGCCGACTCGATGAAAGTGTCCACCCATTTTGTGGTGGCGTTCCCACTGACGTTCGTATCACCACACGCTATGATGAAAGTGAGTTTGTTCAATCTCTGATGGGTATTGTCCACGAGACAGGTCATGCTCGCTATGAGCAAGGCTTGCCGAAATCTCTCGCTGGGTTACCGTCTGGCCAGGCTCGTTCTATGGGAATTCACGAATCTCAATCTCTGTTCTTTGAGATGCAGATTGGTCGTAGTAATGCGTTTATTGAGCATTTAGCACGCCTTGCTGGCGCTCACTTCACCGAGCACGATCCTAAGTTATTCTCTCAAGACAATTTCCAAAAGCTGTACACGCGTGTGAAGAAAGACTTCATCCGTGTCGATGCCGATGAGATGACCTACCCTGCTCACGTTATTTTGCGCTACGAGATAGAGCGAGATTTAATGAATGGTGACATCAAACATACTGATGTACCGGAGTTATGGGATCAGAAAATGCAAACCTACCTGGGCTTGTCGACCAAAGACAACTTTAAGAACGGTTGCATGCAAGATATCCACTGGACAGATGGCGCGTTCGGTTACTTCCCGAGTTACACATTAGGTGCGATGTATGCGGCTCAGTTCATGGCGGCAATGAAGAAAACGGTAGACGTTGACGGCGCTATCCAAAGTGGTGATTTAAGCCCTATCTTCACATGGCTTTCAGATAATATCTGGAGCAAAGGCAGTCTTTTCACAACTGAAGAATTAGTGCAACAAGCAACAGGTGAAACTCTGAATCCAACCCACTTCAAACATCACTTGGTCAATCGATATTTATAA
- a CDS encoding MarR family transcriptional regulator has product MDAIDRLVEQWFKEKPELDTQPMAIMGRLMRIAKHMETRVAELHKQYDLKMGEFDVLATLRRAGAPYCLTPSALIESMMLTSGAMTNRLDKLETKGLIVREHSKEDRRSVTVELTAKGLMLIDKLIVEHVEVQRSFMHGLSDEEKLKLNEALKSLLPQFE; this is encoded by the coding sequence ATGGACGCAATTGATAGACTGGTAGAGCAGTGGTTTAAAGAAAAGCCAGAGCTCGATACACAGCCGATGGCCATCATGGGGCGACTAATGAGAATTGCCAAACACATGGAGACTCGAGTCGCAGAGCTTCATAAACAGTATGACCTTAAAATGGGCGAATTTGATGTACTGGCTACGTTGCGCCGAGCAGGAGCGCCATACTGTTTGACGCCTTCAGCCTTGATCGAGTCAATGATGCTCACGTCCGGAGCGATGACCAACCGATTAGATAAGCTGGAAACGAAAGGTTTAATTGTCAGAGAACATAGTAAGGAAGATAGACGCAGTGTTACGGTTGAATTGACGGCTAAGGGTTTGATGCTTATTGATAAGTTGATTGTTGAACATGTTGAGGTTCAACGAAGCTTTATGCATGGCTTGTCTGATGAAGAAAAGTTAAAGCTTAATGAGGCATTAAAGAGCTTGTTGCCACAGTTTGAGTAA
- a CDS encoding LpxL/LpxP family Kdo(2)-lipid IV(A) lauroyl/palmitoleoyl acyltransferase codes for MNQQKKPKFQAQFLLPRYWGTLLTIGLMYLLSLLPFKVQLALGRNIGRLAMRIMKKRQVTIKRNLELCFPSMQENEREAIFNANIDNSGIALFETAMAWFWSDKRVNKHVTIKGMEHLEALEQEGKGVLMLAVHSMNLELGARAFGIKKSGTGVYRPNNNPCFDYFQYKGRSRSNRTLIGRKNVRGMLEALNSGHRVWYAPDHDYGTRRSTFAPLFAVKNACTTTGTSLLVDATDCAIVPFTMVRGDDGHYTLTIRKPVDGFPKGDTRNAAIFINKIVEESIMVSPSQYMWLHRRFKTRPQGEACLYNPRLIPAI; via the coding sequence ATGAACCAACAAAAAAAGCCCAAATTTCAGGCTCAGTTCCTACTTCCACGTTACTGGGGAACGTTACTCACAATCGGGTTGATGTATTTACTAAGCCTGCTTCCATTTAAAGTTCAGTTGGCTTTGGGGCGCAATATAGGTCGCTTAGCGATGCGAATAATGAAAAAGCGTCAAGTCACGATAAAGCGAAATCTAGAGCTCTGTTTTCCATCTATGCAGGAGAATGAGCGCGAAGCCATTTTCAACGCAAATATCGATAATTCTGGTATTGCCCTGTTTGAGACAGCAATGGCTTGGTTTTGGTCAGATAAGAGAGTTAATAAGCATGTCACGATAAAAGGAATGGAGCACCTAGAAGCGTTAGAACAAGAGGGTAAAGGGGTATTAATGCTTGCTGTCCACTCTATGAATTTAGAGCTAGGAGCACGTGCGTTTGGCATTAAAAAATCAGGAACAGGTGTTTACCGGCCGAATAACAATCCATGTTTTGACTACTTTCAATACAAAGGACGTTCTCGCTCTAATCGTACTTTGATTGGTCGAAAAAATGTCAGAGGTATGCTTGAAGCTCTGAACTCAGGACACCGAGTTTGGTATGCTCCAGACCATGATTATGGAACCAGAAGATCGACCTTTGCACCGTTGTTTGCTGTTAAGAACGCCTGTACCACAACAGGAACCAGTTTACTTGTCGATGCAACAGATTGTGCCATTGTGCCGTTTACTATGGTAAGAGGGGATGATGGGCACTACACGCTAACAATCAGGAAGCCTGTGGACGGATTTCCCAAAGGTGACACCAGAAACGCGGCGATTTTTATCAATAAAATTGTTGAAGAGTCGATTATGGTGAGCCCTAGCCAATACATGTGGTTACACCGCCGATTTAAAACCAGGCCTCAAGGTGAAGCCTGCTTATATAATCCACGGTTAATTCCAGCAATTTAA
- a CDS encoding LysE family translocator: MIQNFEAFLIAITILTLTPGLDTALVIRNSSRGGFTDGAVTSLGICLGLFVHATFSAIGISAILAQSAELFHLVKMVGAAYLIYLGFTTLKGLWNNTAAPQDASRGITRHEFSFSRSLREGFLSNVLNPKTAVFYLAFLPQFINPEGSAFLQSTFMAAIHFVIAMVWQCGLAGALTSAKNLLKSARFMNWMEGTTGVVLVGLGIKLMLEDK; encoded by the coding sequence TTGATACAAAATTTTGAAGCGTTTTTAATCGCTATAACCATACTGACGCTCACTCCGGGATTGGATACCGCGTTAGTCATTCGTAATTCGTCACGGGGTGGGTTTACTGATGGAGCGGTCACTAGCCTTGGTATTTGCCTTGGATTATTTGTTCACGCGACATTTTCCGCGATCGGTATTTCTGCGATCCTTGCCCAGTCTGCAGAATTGTTCCATCTGGTTAAAATGGTCGGTGCGGCTTACCTTATCTACTTAGGCTTTACGACGCTGAAAGGGTTATGGAACAACACGGCAGCACCGCAAGATGCTTCTAGGGGAATTACCCGTCACGAATTCAGCTTCTCTCGTTCATTGAGAGAGGGTTTTTTGTCTAATGTTTTAAACCCAAAAACTGCGGTTTTCTATCTCGCATTTTTACCACAGTTCATTAACCCTGAAGGCTCGGCATTTTTACAGTCGACCTTTATGGCAGCAATCCACTTTGTTATCGCCATGGTTTGGCAATGTGGTTTGGCTGGAGCATTAACGTCGGCGAAAAACTTACTCAAGAGTGCACGCTTTATGAACTGGATGGAAGGCACGACTGGCGTAGTGCTGGTGGGGCTTGGCATTAAGTTGATGTTAGAAGACAAGTAG
- the metA gene encoding homoserine O-succinyltransferase: protein MPIRIPDQLPATDILRTENIFVMSETRAASQEIRPLRVLILNLMPKKIETETQFLRLLSNSPLQVNVELLRIDDRPSKNTPTEHLDNFYRQFEMVKNKNFDGLIITGAPLGLVQFEDVLYWDHLKTIMEWAKDHVTSTLYVCWAAQAGLKLLYDLPKKTRKEKLSGVYHHQIHHQFHPILRGFDDTFLAPHSRYADFSPHFLEEHTDLEILATSDVAGVYLATTKDKRNVFVTGHPEYDSHTLHNEYIRDLGEGMEPAIPVNYYPNNNPDNPPTASWRSHGHLLFANWLNYCVYQQTPYDLDHFSESAFTKDD, encoded by the coding sequence GTGCCAATTAGAATTCCAGATCAATTACCTGCAACTGACATACTAAGGACAGAGAACATCTTCGTGATGAGCGAAACTCGAGCGGCAAGTCAGGAGATTCGTCCGTTGCGAGTACTGATTCTGAATTTGATGCCTAAAAAGATTGAAACTGAAACCCAGTTTTTACGTTTGCTCTCGAACAGCCCTCTTCAAGTCAATGTCGAGTTGCTACGAATTGATGACCGTCCAAGTAAAAATACGCCAACCGAACACTTAGATAATTTTTATCGTCAATTTGAGATGGTCAAAAATAAAAACTTTGATGGTTTAATCATCACTGGTGCGCCACTTGGGTTAGTACAGTTTGAAGATGTGCTTTATTGGGACCATTTAAAGACCATCATGGAGTGGGCTAAAGATCATGTGACCTCTACCCTTTACGTGTGTTGGGCAGCACAAGCCGGGTTAAAATTGCTTTATGATCTGCCAAAAAAAACGCGTAAAGAGAAACTTTCAGGTGTTTACCACCACCAAATTCATCATCAATTTCACCCAATTTTACGCGGCTTCGATGACACATTTTTGGCGCCACACTCTCGCTATGCAGATTTTTCACCTCACTTCCTTGAGGAACATACCGACCTAGAAATTTTGGCGACGTCCGACGTGGCCGGAGTTTATCTAGCGACAACCAAAGACAAGCGCAACGTATTTGTTACTGGTCACCCTGAGTATGACTCTCATACTCTCCACAATGAGTACATTCGTGATTTGGGTGAAGGAATGGAACCGGCAATTCCTGTGAATTACTACCCGAACAATAATCCGGACAACCCACCTACAGCAAGCTGGCGAAGCCATGGACATTTGCTGTTCGCGAACTGGCTTAACTACTGTGTTTACCAACAAACACCGTACGATCTTGATCATTTTAGTGAGTCTGCTTTCACTAAAGACGACTAA
- a CDS encoding DMT family transporter encodes MNILLAMIPAFFWGTTYAVTQYTVPDWPPILLGVLRALPAGLLLLAIKPTLPKKHEWKALLVLGTINIALFFCLVFVMALTLPAAISGVGMVSLPVFAMLYSWVVYKRRPNALQVCRGLALVVLAWLLFNPATITLNPVGLIAMLSAIMCIVIGSSVTKALGTRMHWWTVLTWQLIIGGVILTIVSGVMASLDPEPYLSAVRNTSLTNILGLLWVIILNTALSYTMYVWLLQRMSVVDFTFGNIINPIAGILSGLLLLGESFTPLQYSLMLGMILVSLLPQLVMKFFK; translated from the coding sequence ATGAACATTTTACTCGCCATGATCCCAGCGTTTTTCTGGGGCACGACTTATGCGGTTACGCAGTATACGGTGCCAGATTGGCCTCCTATTCTGCTGGGTGTCCTGCGCGCGCTGCCCGCGGGCTTACTGCTGCTGGCGATAAAGCCGACATTGCCGAAAAAGCACGAATGGAAAGCCCTGCTTGTATTAGGCACGATCAACATCGCGCTGTTCTTCTGCCTTGTCTTTGTCATGGCACTCACACTGCCTGCGGCGATTTCAGGCGTGGGTATGGTTTCATTACCCGTATTTGCGATGCTGTACAGTTGGGTGGTCTATAAACGCCGACCTAACGCGTTACAGGTATGCCGAGGCCTTGCTTTGGTTGTACTCGCGTGGCTGCTATTTAACCCGGCAACCATCACACTCAATCCGGTTGGTTTGATCGCCATGCTTTCTGCAATTATGTGTATTGTGATCGGCAGCAGCGTTACTAAAGCACTCGGTACAAGAATGCATTGGTGGACGGTCCTGACTTGGCAGTTGATCATTGGTGGCGTGATTCTGACCATTGTTTCTGGTGTGATGGCGAGCCTCGATCCGGAGCCATATCTCAGTGCGGTACGAAATACGTCGCTTACTAACATCCTGGGGCTGCTTTGGGTGATCATTCTTAATACCGCATTAAGCTACACCATGTATGTTTGGCTACTACAAAGAATGTCGGTCGTTGACTTTACCTTTGGCAACATCATTAATCCGATTGCCGGTATTTTATCTGGCTTGTTATTGCTTGGAGAAAGTTTCACACCGCTACAATATAGCTTAATGCTGGGTATGATCCTTGTGTCGCTGCTGCCACAGCTCGTGATGAAGTTTTTCAAGTAG
- the pilW gene encoding type IV pilus biogenesis/stability protein PilW, translating into MKTIKLGTLLLMTQFSLLGCVTVKEDGSPIVKPDPIAMAESRIALGLGYLEGGSTIRAHDNLQQALIHAPNYYRAQLSMAHYYESVGEESKAEQMYKRALRQHNKNGNVLNNYGTFLCKRGEYTKADRMFTQAIEQPYYYLIPASYENAAFCALKSKENDKARYYFTRAIEHDPHRPKSILQLAKLEIDSGEFTDARIRLMRFNQMYGVKKTSLKLMVELERVAGNEALELRYKTQLDQM; encoded by the coding sequence ATGAAAACGATTAAGCTGGGCACACTTTTGCTGATGACTCAATTTTCACTGCTGGGATGCGTTACCGTAAAAGAAGACGGGTCTCCGATCGTTAAGCCTGACCCTATCGCTATGGCAGAGTCTCGTATCGCTCTAGGCTTGGGTTATCTGGAAGGTGGCAGCACTATCCGTGCTCATGACAATTTACAACAAGCACTTATCCATGCACCTAACTATTACCGCGCACAACTTTCCATGGCGCACTATTACGAGTCCGTCGGTGAAGAGTCAAAAGCTGAACAGATGTACAAACGAGCACTTCGTCAACATAACAAAAATGGTAACGTGCTCAACAACTACGGCACGTTTTTGTGCAAACGCGGAGAATATACGAAAGCAGATCGCATGTTTACACAAGCCATTGAGCAACCCTACTACTATTTGATTCCGGCGAGCTATGAAAACGCAGCGTTCTGTGCTCTCAAATCAAAAGAAAACGACAAAGCAAGATACTATTTTACTCGTGCTATCGAGCACGATCCCCACAGACCCAAATCGATACTACAGCTAGCGAAACTAGAAATCGATTCTGGTGAATTTACTGATGCAAGAATTCGGTTAATGCGCTTTAATCAAATGTATGGAGTAAAAAAAACGTCACTAAAACTGATGGTTGAGCTGGAACGTGTAGCCGGAAACGAAGCTCTAGAACTGAGATATAAAACACAACTCGATCAAATGTAG
- a CDS encoding Mpo1-like protein — MRALSDWLKAYGESHQNPINRKIHAVAVPGIYLSVVGLVWSIPQIPVFGFQINWVWLAVIPVWVFYYRLSLSVFMMMLGYTLACIGLIWSLEILQLPVLYLSLLMFGVLWMLQFIGHKIEGTKPSFYEDLQFLLIGPIWVFRKQ; from the coding sequence ATGAGAGCACTATCTGACTGGCTCAAAGCCTATGGAGAAAGTCATCAAAACCCAATCAATCGAAAAATCCACGCTGTAGCGGTACCGGGTATTTATCTCTCTGTGGTTGGGTTGGTTTGGTCGATTCCTCAAATCCCAGTTTTCGGCTTTCAAATAAACTGGGTGTGGCTAGCTGTTATACCCGTTTGGGTGTTTTATTACCGGCTTTCTCTCAGTGTATTCATGATGATGTTGGGTTATACATTGGCGTGTATTGGCTTAATTTGGTCATTAGAAATCCTACAACTTCCTGTTCTGTATTTATCGCTTCTCATGTTTGGTGTTCTTTGGATGCTGCAATTCATCGGGCATAAAATAGAAGGGACCAAGCCTTCATTTTACGAAGACTTACAATTTCTCCTGATTGGTCCTATCTGGGTCTTTAGGAAGCAATAG
- a CDS encoding 2-dehydropantoate 2-reductase has product MKFAMLGAGGIGCYFAARLIDAGHECVLVARGEHLEALQTNGLHLEHPDFQYHGSVESTDVAGLCQNYDCDRFDLLILAAKSGATASILDEMKSWLAQGNTPVLSIQNGVTNEELIKLQIGQERTIGGLGNYISGHIESPGHIKVQGAGQIEFGAWPNMESNPTMAEFCHTLEAVFINAGIKTRLYDDVRYALWRKLVLNNGVNPLTALTAQKTGLITTDPILSRTVRKMMEETARAANVAGVKISAKDVEEMFDLISNFGDIKTSMQVDMERGRSLEVNEICGPVIEYCRKISQPAETTELIYRLLVNADELSIKPVQF; this is encoded by the coding sequence ATGAAATTTGCGATGTTAGGTGCAGGAGGCATCGGTTGTTATTTTGCAGCCCGACTCATTGATGCTGGCCATGAATGTGTATTAGTTGCAAGAGGTGAGCACTTAGAAGCTTTGCAGACTAATGGTCTGCACCTGGAGCACCCTGATTTTCAGTATCATGGCTCAGTTGAAAGCACCGACGTTGCGGGTTTATGCCAGAACTATGATTGTGACCGTTTTGATTTGTTAATCCTTGCAGCAAAGAGTGGCGCAACAGCATCAATACTCGATGAAATGAAATCTTGGTTAGCACAAGGAAATACGCCCGTTTTGTCGATTCAAAACGGAGTAACCAATGAAGAATTGATTAAGCTTCAGATTGGTCAGGAGCGGACAATTGGTGGCCTGGGAAATTATATCAGCGGCCATATTGAAAGTCCGGGTCATATCAAAGTGCAAGGAGCAGGACAAATTGAGTTTGGTGCCTGGCCGAACATGGAAAGCAATCCAACAATGGCGGAGTTTTGTCATACATTGGAGGCTGTTTTTATTAATGCCGGTATAAAGACTCGTCTCTATGATGATGTCCGTTATGCGCTATGGCGAAAACTCGTTTTGAATAATGGTGTCAATCCTCTGACCGCATTGACTGCGCAGAAAACAGGCCTAATCACCACAGATCCCATTTTAAGTCGTACAGTTCGTAAGATGATGGAGGAAACAGCGAGAGCGGCAAATGTGGCTGGCGTAAAAATATCTGCTAAAGATGTGGAAGAGATGTTTGATTTGATAAGCAATTTTGGAGATATCAAAACGTCCATGCAAGTCGATATGGAACGTGGCCGTAGTTTGGAAGTCAACGAAATCTGTGGCCCTGTGATTGAATATTGTCGAAAAATCAGCCAGCCTGCAGAAACGACTGAACTGATTTACAGATTGCTGGTCAACGCCGACGAATTAAGCATAAAGCCCGTACAATTCTGA
- a CDS encoding FUSC family protein produces MTRSLNISTTMSNGLAVFVGVTVLYWIFKLVTGPSLPLMQSRLMKATLRDLIDMDKHSSPEQWFNARMGDRLLRISTYDKALYSERNITDLALTGLNLGHVSMRLHRIVRRVADRGLDPQLTYWQEALANAYLNAFHGKEDPVLQIANESLLSRLDEFDFLPEQKDILAGMCERIQLTLERSAQAIAAEKA; encoded by the coding sequence ATGACACGATCACTCAACATTAGTACAACGATGAGTAACGGGTTGGCCGTTTTTGTTGGTGTAACGGTGCTTTACTGGATTTTCAAACTAGTCACAGGCCCAAGCTTGCCACTCATGCAGTCTCGCCTGATGAAAGCGACTCTGCGTGACTTAATTGATATGGACAAACACTCCTCGCCAGAGCAATGGTTCAATGCACGTATGGGGGATCGGTTATTAAGGATTTCGACTTATGATAAAGCACTATATTCAGAACGAAATATTACCGATCTGGCATTAACGGGATTAAACCTTGGTCATGTCTCCATGCGTTTGCATCGCATTGTACGAAGAGTGGCTGACCGGGGATTGGATCCACAACTGACATACTGGCAAGAGGCACTGGCAAATGCGTACCTCAATGCTTTTCATGGTAAAGAAGACCCAGTGCTCCAGATTGCTAATGAGTCACTGTTATCGAGATTAGATGAGTTTGATTTTTTACCGGAACAGAAAGACATACTGGCTGGTATGTGTGAACGGATTCAACTGACTCTTGAACGTAGCGCACAAGCCATTGCGGCAGAAAAAGCCTAA
- the gabT gene encoding 4-aminobutyrate--2-oxoglutarate transaminase: MTNQQLHERRSQVIAQGMGALYPLYVEKAENAHVWDIEGNKYIDFAAGIAVTNTGHSHKRISEAVKAQLDNFSHTCAMVTPYASFVELAEKLTELAPGETKKKAIFLTTGAEAVENAVKVARAHTGRSGVIAFKGGFHGRTNMTMGLTGKVAPYKAGFGPFPNEIYHAPYPNAFHGISVEQSLQAIDDLFACDIEPSRVAAIIFEPVQGEGGFYKAPEAFAQGLRELCDKHGIMLIADEIQTGFARTGKMLATEYLGIEPDLMTMAKGIAGGFPISAVVGKADVMDSALPGGLGGTYAGSPLGCVAGLEVLKIIEEEDLCAKAMGIGEVVNARMTELQKSVPAIGEIRTTGAMMAIEFTDPETGKPLQDMTKAVIAKAQENGLILLSCGVKANVIRLLPPLTIESEVLNEGLDKLEKIILELA, from the coding sequence ATGACTAACCAACAACTACATGAAAGAAGAAGCCAGGTAATTGCTCAGGGCATGGGCGCCCTATATCCGCTTTACGTAGAGAAAGCAGAAAACGCGCATGTTTGGGATATTGAAGGTAACAAGTACATCGATTTCGCCGCGGGCATTGCGGTGACTAATACCGGTCATTCTCACAAGCGCATCAGCGAAGCGGTAAAAGCTCAGTTGGACAACTTCTCGCACACTTGTGCAATGGTGACGCCTTACGCATCATTCGTCGAGTTAGCTGAAAAGCTAACAGAACTCGCTCCGGGTGAGACCAAGAAGAAAGCCATCTTCCTGACAACAGGTGCAGAAGCGGTAGAAAACGCAGTGAAAGTAGCACGTGCTCACACTGGCCGTAGCGGCGTGATTGCGTTTAAAGGTGGCTTCCATGGTCGTACTAACATGACAATGGGTCTAACGGGTAAAGTCGCGCCATACAAAGCAGGCTTTGGTCCATTCCCGAATGAAATCTACCACGCACCATACCCAAATGCGTTCCACGGCATCAGCGTTGAGCAAAGCCTACAAGCGATCGATGATCTGTTTGCTTGTGATATCGAACCTTCACGCGTTGCAGCGATCATTTTTGAACCAGTACAAGGCGAGGGTGGTTTCTACAAAGCGCCTGAAGCGTTTGCACAAGGCTTGCGTGAGTTATGTGACAAGCACGGTATCATGCTGATTGCCGATGAAATCCAGACAGGTTTTGCCCGTACGGGTAAGATGCTTGCGACCGAATACCTGGGTATTGAACCTGACCTAATGACCATGGCGAAAGGCATTGCGGGTGGTTTCCCAATCTCAGCTGTGGTTGGTAAAGCCGATGTCATGGACTCTGCACTTCCAGGTGGCTTAGGTGGCACGTATGCTGGTTCTCCACTGGGTTGTGTTGCAGGTCTGGAAGTGCTGAAAATCATCGAAGAAGAAGACTTGTGTGCGAAAGCAATGGGCATTGGCGAAGTGGTTAATGCACGTATGACTGAGCTGCAAAAATCTGTACCTGCGATTGGTGAAATCCGTACCACTGGCGCGATGATGGCGATTGAATTTACTGATCCAGAAACTGGCAAGCCTCTGCAAGATATGACTAAAGCGGTCATTGCTAAAGCGCAAGAGAACGGTCTCATTCTGCTTTCTTGTGGGGTAAAAGCGAACGTTATTCGTCTACTTCCGCCACTAACTATCGAGTCAGAAGTACTGAACGAAGGTTTAGACAAACTGGAAAAAATCATTCTTGAGCTGGCGTAA